A stretch of Paludisphaera borealis DNA encodes these proteins:
- a CDS encoding protein-L-isoaspartate(D-aspartate) O-methyltransferase, producing MERRARAGTALILFWSLGLAAAGAQEPAAKPKEPAPTAKPATDDDPTAPARRRMVQRHLVERGIKNPRVLDAFRTVPRHKFLPPKTSRQAYDDESIPIGEGQTITPPYDVAFMTEVLDPKPTDKVYEVGTGSGYQSSILSRLVKDVYSVEIHRPLGERAAKVHKELGYTNIHTRIGDGYEGWPDAAPFDAIIVTCAPHRIPKPLIDQLKEGGRMVIPLGDRFNQIVHLIIKKDGKLIDKELKPTLFVPMTGKALSEPAEPKRSPAPTSTPKAGRDSQKPKAPANDGGAS from the coding sequence ATGGAACGACGCGCGAGAGCGGGTACCGCCCTGATCCTGTTCTGGAGCCTCGGCCTGGCGGCGGCCGGCGCCCAGGAGCCGGCGGCGAAGCCGAAGGAGCCAGCGCCGACGGCGAAGCCGGCGACCGACGACGACCCGACCGCCCCGGCCCGCCGGCGGATGGTCCAGCGCCATCTGGTCGAGCGGGGGATCAAGAACCCCCGCGTCCTCGACGCCTTCCGGACGGTCCCCCGGCACAAGTTCCTCCCCCCCAAGACCAGCCGGCAGGCCTACGATGACGAGTCGATCCCGATCGGCGAGGGCCAGACGATCACCCCGCCGTACGACGTCGCGTTCATGACCGAGGTCCTCGACCCCAAGCCGACCGACAAGGTCTATGAGGTCGGCACCGGCTCCGGCTACCAGTCGTCGATCCTCTCGCGACTGGTCAAGGACGTGTACTCCGTCGAGATCCACCGGCCGCTCGGCGAGCGCGCCGCGAAGGTCCACAAGGAACTGGGGTACACCAACATCCACACAAGGATCGGCGACGGCTACGAAGGCTGGCCCGACGCGGCCCCGTTCGACGCGATCATCGTCACCTGCGCCCCTCATCGCATCCCCAAGCCCCTGATCGACCAGCTCAAGGAGGGAGGCCGGATGGTGATCCCCCTGGGCGACCGGTTCAACCAGATCGTCCACCTGATCATCAAGAAGGACGGCAAGTTGATCGACAAGGAGCTGAAGCCGACGCTGTTCGTGCCGATGACCGGCAAGGCGCTCAGCGAGCCGGCCGAGCCCAAGCGGTCGCCGGCCCCGACGTCGACGCCGAAGGCCGGGCGCGATTCTCAGAAGCCGAAAGCTCCCGCGAACGACGGAGGGGCCTCGTGA
- a CDS encoding ceramide glucosyltransferase encodes MASSQASNLILGLAAVVAVSSTLASMVCLMWATRRRRNLPDHTPPVTIFKPLKGLDEELDENLRSFFQLDYPVYQLLFCVADPADPAIAVVQKLMHEFPAVDARMIVGCPSFGLNPKVESLAAMAPYRKHDVILISDSNVRARPSYLRETACYLAEPGVGLVTNLFVGVGQRQAGAVMENLQLNGYIAGGMAMASAMGVTCVVGKSMMIPVRVLDAIGGFAGVRNLLAEDQVIGVLVRKAGYSIRLSHHVIENVNRNRDFSWFLNRHSRWFKIRRRMALPAFVFEPLANLATIGLVWAFSGDSGLAWGGLLGLVGLGMARDVFQTRWLGGPTPKLRHLLYSPIKDVMLLPLWFDAVVNSRVQWRGHRFHVGRLTRLRSARATRDVRRRMRRVRRYRIQNGAPRVFTTRLRFWSEDLGKPGA; translated from the coding sequence ATGGCGTCTTCGCAAGCGTCGAATCTGATCCTGGGGCTGGCGGCGGTCGTGGCCGTGAGCTCGACCCTGGCGTCGATGGTCTGCCTCATGTGGGCCACGAGGCGGCGGCGGAACCTGCCGGACCACACCCCGCCGGTCACGATCTTCAAGCCGCTGAAGGGCCTCGACGAGGAACTCGACGAGAATCTCCGGAGCTTCTTCCAGCTCGACTACCCGGTCTACCAGTTGCTGTTCTGCGTGGCCGACCCGGCCGACCCGGCGATCGCCGTGGTGCAGAAGCTGATGCACGAATTCCCCGCCGTCGACGCCCGGATGATCGTCGGCTGTCCGTCGTTCGGCCTCAACCCGAAGGTCGAGAGCCTGGCGGCGATGGCCCCGTACCGCAAGCACGACGTGATCTTGATCAGCGACTCGAACGTCCGCGCGCGGCCGTCGTACCTGCGCGAGACGGCCTGCTACCTGGCCGAGCCGGGGGTGGGGCTGGTGACCAACCTGTTCGTGGGGGTCGGCCAGCGGCAGGCGGGCGCGGTGATGGAGAACCTCCAGCTCAACGGCTACATCGCCGGCGGCATGGCCATGGCGTCGGCGATGGGGGTGACCTGCGTCGTCGGCAAGTCGATGATGATCCCGGTCCGCGTGCTCGACGCGATCGGCGGGTTCGCGGGGGTCCGCAACCTGCTAGCCGAGGACCAGGTGATCGGCGTTCTCGTCCGCAAGGCGGGTTACTCGATCCGGCTCAGCCATCACGTGATCGAGAACGTGAACCGCAACCGCGACTTCAGTTGGTTCCTCAACCGCCATTCGCGGTGGTTCAAGATCCGCCGCCGGATGGCCCTGCCGGCGTTCGTGTTCGAGCCGCTGGCCAACCTGGCGACGATCGGCCTGGTGTGGGCGTTCTCGGGCGATTCCGGGCTCGCGTGGGGGGGCTTGCTCGGCCTCGTCGGCCTGGGGATGGCGCGCGACGTGTTCCAGACCCGCTGGCTGGGAGGGCCGACGCCCAAGCTTCGGCACCTGCTTTACAGCCCGATCAAGGACGTGATGCTCCTGCCCCTCTGGTTCGACGCCGTGGTCAACTCGCGCGTCCAGTGGCGCGGGCATCGATTCCACGTCGGTCGATTGACCCGGCTGCGATCGGCCCGGGCCACCCGCGACGTCCGCCGCCGGATGCGCCGGGTCCGCCGGTACCGCATCCAGAACGGCGCCCCGCGCGTCTTCACCACGAGGCTGCGGTTCTGGTCGGAAGACTTGGGGAAGCCGGGGGCATGA
- a CDS encoding ABC transporter substrate-binding protein/permease (The N-terminal region of this protein, as described by TIGR01726, is a three transmembrane segment that identifies a subfamily of ABC transporter permease subunits, which specificities that include histidine, arginine, glutamine, glutamate, L-cystine (sic), the opines (in Agrobacterium) octopine and nopaline, etc.) — protein MEEDSDASESDADSSAPSDSPPRAFARSPLCAPTFSRLFLTGLALITLLGPCVRGDALDDVRARGRLRYGSDMEGGGPYAFPDPRTPRDVTGFEVEMMHLLARDLGATAEFSQGQWDKLLPVLDSNRIDVVVNGYEWTDVRLRDHLATRPYYIYQLQLMGRKGGEIRSWADLKRIRHKGRRWTVGVLVGSAADVFADEQAGDSIQVVRFDGATDAMLAVQNGQYDFTLQDQPAALFYRDRFPGLELVGPPESHGYYVIYTRKEDARLRDALDESLGRLIASGELRRIDEKYGIWTEAQTELASFDGPIAAVSGLRIAGGWELLSRYRARLLDAAVVTLGLSFGSMPLAMALGLAIALGRLYGPKSLRALLGGYVELIRGTPLMLQLFVLFYLLRLPPWVAGIGGLAINYSAYEAEIYRAGLQAVPPGQMEAALALGMSRRMALRRVIVPQAVRIVIPPVTNDFIALFKDTSVCSVITLVELTKQYSILANSTGGAIEFALATAFLYMMMSVPLSWFSRWSEARLASGGPKGGAS, from the coding sequence ATGGAAGAAGACTCCGACGCATCGGAATCCGATGCTGACTCCTCCGCCCCTTCCGACTCCCCTCCCCGGGCTTTCGCCCGATCGCCCCTCTGCGCCCCGACGTTCTCGCGTCTGTTTCTCACCGGCTTGGCCCTCATCACCCTCCTCGGCCCTTGTGTCCGAGGCGACGCGCTCGACGACGTCCGCGCCCGGGGCCGGCTGCGGTACGGCAGCGACATGGAAGGGGGCGGCCCGTACGCTTTCCCCGATCCTCGAACCCCGCGCGACGTGACCGGCTTCGAGGTCGAGATGATGCATCTTTTGGCCCGCGACCTGGGGGCGACGGCCGAGTTTTCTCAGGGGCAGTGGGACAAGCTGCTGCCGGTCCTCGACTCGAACCGGATCGACGTCGTCGTCAACGGCTACGAGTGGACCGACGTCCGCCTCCGCGACCACCTGGCGACCCGGCCGTACTACATCTATCAGCTTCAACTGATGGGTCGCAAGGGGGGCGAGATCCGCTCGTGGGCCGACCTGAAGCGGATTCGGCATAAAGGCCGGCGGTGGACGGTGGGCGTGCTCGTGGGCTCGGCGGCCGACGTCTTCGCCGACGAGCAGGCGGGCGATTCGATTCAGGTCGTCCGGTTCGACGGCGCGACCGATGCGATGCTCGCGGTCCAGAACGGCCAGTACGATTTCACGCTCCAGGACCAGCCCGCGGCGCTCTTCTACCGCGACCGGTTCCCGGGCCTCGAACTCGTCGGCCCGCCGGAGTCGCACGGCTACTACGTGATCTACACCCGCAAGGAAGACGCCCGCCTCCGCGACGCCCTCGACGAGAGCCTCGGCCGCTTGATCGCCTCGGGCGAGCTGCGGCGGATCGACGAGAAATACGGGATCTGGACCGAGGCCCAGACCGAGCTGGCGAGCTTCGACGGCCCGATCGCGGCGGTCAGCGGCTTGCGGATCGCGGGGGGCTGGGAGCTGCTCAGCCGCTACCGGGCGCGGCTGCTCGACGCGGCGGTCGTGACGCTCGGCCTGTCGTTCGGCTCGATGCCGCTGGCGATGGCGCTCGGTCTGGCGATCGCGCTGGGGCGGTTGTACGGGCCGAAGTCGCTTCGCGCGCTGCTGGGGGGGTACGTCGAGCTGATCCGGGGTACGCCGCTGATGCTCCAGCTTTTCGTCCTCTTCTACCTGCTCCGGCTGCCGCCGTGGGTGGCGGGGATCGGCGGGCTGGCGATCAACTATTCGGCATATGAGGCCGAGATCTACCGCGCGGGGTTGCAGGCCGTGCCGCCCGGCCAGATGGAGGCCGCGTTGGCGCTTGGGATGTCGCGGCGGATGGCCTTGCGGCGGGTGATCGTCCCGCAGGCGGTGCGGATCGTGATCCCGCCTGTGACCAACGACTTCATCGCGCTGTTCAAGGACACGTCGGTCTGCTCGGTGATCACGCTCGTCGAGCTGACCAAGCAGTACTCGATCCTGGCGAACAGCACCGGGGGCGCGATCGAGTTCGCCCTCGCGACGGCCTTTCTTTACATGATGATGAGCGTGCCGCTCTCGTGGTTTTCGAGGTGGTCCGAGGCGCGGCTGGCGTCGGGCGGGCCGAAAGGGGGGGCGTCATGA
- a CDS encoding amino acid ABC transporter ATP-binding protein: protein MIEVEGLVKWHGPIEVLRGVDLSVQKGEVAALIGPSGGGKSTFLRCLNGLEVFQGGCVTVGDLRLEANPRPADHAKAARLVRLRMGMVFQSFNLFAHQTVLANVIEAPVHVLGLCRDQAVERARALLDRVGMLGRLDAYPRQLSGGQQQRVAIARALAMEPQVMLFDEPTSALDPRMTAEVLSVMTDLAREGQTMVVVTHAMPFARKVAHVVHVFGEGRVIESGPPERIFDDPVQEATRTLLSEVAAA, encoded by the coding sequence ATGATCGAGGTCGAGGGCCTGGTCAAGTGGCACGGACCGATCGAAGTGCTGCGCGGCGTGGATCTTTCCGTCCAGAAGGGGGAGGTCGCCGCCCTGATCGGTCCTTCCGGCGGCGGCAAGAGCACGTTCCTGCGGTGCCTCAACGGCCTGGAGGTCTTTCAAGGGGGCTGTGTGACGGTCGGCGACCTGCGGCTCGAAGCGAATCCGAGGCCCGCCGACCACGCGAAGGCCGCGCGGCTGGTCCGGTTGCGGATGGGGATGGTGTTCCAGAGCTTCAACCTGTTCGCGCACCAGACCGTGCTGGCGAACGTCATCGAGGCGCCGGTGCACGTGCTCGGATTGTGTCGCGACCAGGCGGTCGAGCGGGCGCGGGCGCTGCTCGACCGGGTCGGCATGCTGGGGCGGCTCGACGCCTACCCGCGCCAGCTTTCGGGGGGCCAGCAGCAGCGGGTGGCGATCGCCCGGGCCCTGGCGATGGAGCCCCAGGTGATGCTCTTCGACGAGCCCACCAGCGCGCTCGACCCTCGGATGACCGCCGAGGTCCTCTCGGTCATGACCGACCTGGCGCGCGAGGGCCAGACGATGGTCGTCGTGACTCACGCCATGCCGTTCGCCCGCAAGGTCGCGCACGTCGTCCACGTCTTCGGCGAGGGCCGCGTCATCGAATCCGGCCCCCCGGAGCGGATCTTCGACGATCCGGTCCAGGAGGCCACGCGGACGTTGCTCTCGGAAGTCGCGGCGGCGTGA
- a CDS encoding sigma-70 family RNA polymerase sigma factor, whose protein sequence is MAHATAGYVRDWQTLFDAGTAVGLTDGELLRRYAEGRDGPARGAEAAFGVLIERHGGMVLRVCRAVLADRHAAEDAFQATFLVLARRSRSLRAADSIGPWLHQVALRTARSARSAALRRLRHEQASAPDRPRLIQSGRDELARDDARVLHEEIGRLPARYRRVVVLCYLEGLTHPEAAARLRRPVGTVRSRLSRGRDLLRRRLERRGLAPSILAAVAAPPRMPLGLRDATLALAGNVVLQGFAGRLSFGLWACALGALIATAAVLPGRPSGVAAQVAPSPKEARPIQPAPKPEPPGKPVKVHGVVSDLKGKPVAGATVVVALGYWRSQGFEREMVGAPQTVTSGDDGRYATEVRIAPDESHFLAHANIVAYKPGLAPTASVDDCRTEDIVADLTLGEPEPYVGLVRDHKNQPFPGATLTVARMIGPVGRAESRRFLYPSESTVRGTALESLFIVKSDESGRFRFPAVPSPGMLTVYADAPGKASVRLDSDPVPGTEKAPVVIGPLQPEARIEGRLTTALPGVNVANRKVRIESFSLDVHEIVTTDDQGRFEFDRLSRGRVSAYLDQPCPRPEDPWTYRPAYDVELNPGETARPVIEIVRGGCLEGRMVDADSEPSVSGVFIKLHLTEKRDAGFGFAVRTGPDGRFSARLAPGSWSMDWWDGRTSWYKPIEVVEGKTIVLDAIQMPSKEGP, encoded by the coding sequence ATGGCACACGCGACGGCCGGCTACGTGCGAGATTGGCAAACCCTGTTCGACGCCGGGACCGCCGTCGGCCTGACCGACGGCGAACTCCTGCGCCGGTACGCGGAAGGGCGCGACGGCCCGGCCCGGGGCGCCGAAGCGGCTTTCGGCGTCCTGATCGAGCGCCACGGCGGGATGGTCCTGCGCGTCTGCCGGGCGGTCCTCGCCGACCGCCACGCCGCCGAGGACGCCTTCCAGGCGACCTTCCTGGTCCTCGCCCGCCGATCCCGGTCGCTCCGCGCGGCCGACTCGATCGGTCCCTGGCTCCATCAGGTCGCCCTCCGCACGGCCCGTTCCGCTCGTTCGGCGGCCCTGAGGAGGCTGCGGCACGAGCAGGCGTCGGCGCCGGATCGGCCACGGTTGATCCAATCCGGCAGGGACGAACTGGCTCGCGACGACGCCCGAGTTCTCCACGAAGAAATCGGCCGGCTGCCGGCTCGCTACCGCCGGGTCGTGGTCCTGTGCTACCTGGAGGGCCTGACGCACCCCGAGGCGGCGGCTCGGCTGCGACGGCCCGTCGGCACCGTCCGCAGCCGCCTCTCGCGAGGCCGCGACCTGCTGCGCCGGCGACTCGAACGCCGAGGCCTGGCCCCCTCGATCCTGGCGGCGGTCGCGGCCCCGCCCCGCATGCCGCTCGGCCTCCGCGACGCGACGCTCGCCCTGGCCGGGAACGTAGTCCTCCAAGGCTTCGCCGGACGGCTCTCGTTCGGCCTCTGGGCCTGCGCGCTCGGCGCGTTGATCGCCACGGCGGCCGTTCTGCCGGGCCGCCCGTCCGGAGTCGCCGCGCAAGTCGCACCGTCACCGAAGGAAGCTCGGCCGATCCAGCCCGCGCCGAAGCCCGAACCTCCCGGGAAGCCCGTCAAGGTCCACGGCGTCGTCTCCGACCTTAAGGGCAAGCCCGTCGCGGGCGCCACGGTGGTGGTGGCTCTTGGGTACTGGCGAAGTCAAGGCTTCGAGCGAGAAATGGTTGGAGCCCCCCAGACCGTCACGTCCGGCGACGACGGACGATACGCGACAGAAGTCCGGATCGCCCCGGACGAGAGCCATTTCTTGGCCCACGCGAACATCGTCGCCTACAAGCCGGGCCTCGCGCCGACTGCCTCGGTCGACGATTGCCGCACCGAAGACATTGTCGCCGACCTCACGCTCGGCGAGCCGGAACCCTACGTTGGCCTGGTGCGCGACCACAAAAATCAACCGTTCCCGGGCGCGACGCTCACCGTCGCGAGGATGATCGGCCCCGTGGGCCGGGCCGAATCCCGGCGCTTCCTTTACCCCTCGGAATCGACGGTCCGGGGCACCGCGCTGGAGAGCCTCTTCATCGTCAAGAGCGACGAATCCGGGCGGTTTCGATTCCCCGCCGTGCCGAGCCCGGGGATGCTGACCGTCTACGCCGACGCGCCGGGAAAGGCGTCGGTTCGTCTCGACTCTGATCCCGTCCCGGGGACCGAAAAAGCCCCCGTAGTCATCGGCCCGCTGCAACCCGAGGCCCGCATCGAGGGCCGGCTCACGACGGCCCTGCCGGGCGTGAACGTGGCGAATCGAAAGGTCCGGATCGAGTCCTTCTCTCTTGACGTCCATGAAATCGTCACGACGGACGACCAGGGCCGCTTCGAGTTCGATAGGCTGTCACGAGGCCGCGTGAGCGCCTACCTCGACCAGCCCTGTCCCCGTCCCGAAGACCCATGGACTTACCGACCGGCCTACGACGTCGAACTCAATCCGGGCGAAACGGCCCGACCGGTCATCGAGATCGTCCGGGGGGGATGCCTCGAAGGCCGGATGGTCGATGCGGACTCCGAGCCCTCGGTTTCCGGCGTCTTCATCAAGCTGCACCTGACCGAGAAGCGTGACGCCGGATTTGGCTTCGCCGTGCGTACCGGCCCCGATGGGCGCTTCTCGGCGCGGCTCGCTCCCGGCTCCTGGAGCATGGATTGGTGGGACGGTCGGACGTCCTGGTACAAACCGATCGAAGTCGTCGAAGGGAAAACCATCGTCCTCGACGCGATTCAGATGCCTTCCAAAGAGGGCCCGTGA
- a CDS encoding PFL family protein has product MHRTEDVLATLSMIRQHKLDVRTVTMGIDLAPCASPDITVLCDRIRDRLIHYAGRLAAVCREVESRYGIPIVNRRIAVSPIGRIAAGQKAEGLLAVARTLDAVAAEVEVDLVGGFTALVQKGWSDSDRRLIASLPEVLSTTSRVCSSVNVGTTAAGINMDAIAALGHVLKDTAERTRDHDGFGCAKLVIFANAPNDNPFMAGAFHGSGETDCVINIGVSGPGVVKAAVEDLVAHSATKPTLGDIAEEIKSTAFRVTRVGELIGREVAARLGVAFGIVDLSLAPTPQVGDSVGEILQAMGVARLGGPGSTAALALLNDAVKKGGSFASSSVGGLSGAFVAVSEDQALARAVEAGDLTLAKLEAMTAVCSVGLDMIAVPGDTDAETLSALIADEVAIGVINHKTTAVRVIPVPGKAAGERAVFGGLFGEMNILAIHAAGGSTEFVRHGGRIPAPLSSLRN; this is encoded by the coding sequence TTGCATCGCACTGAAGACGTGCTCGCCACCCTCAGCATGATCCGGCAGCACAAGCTCGACGTCCGCACGGTGACGATGGGGATCGACCTGGCCCCGTGCGCTTCGCCCGACATCACGGTGCTCTGCGACCGGATTCGCGACCGGTTGATCCACTACGCCGGCCGGCTCGCCGCCGTCTGTCGCGAGGTCGAGAGCCGCTACGGCATCCCGATCGTCAACCGCCGGATCGCCGTCAGCCCGATCGGCCGGATCGCCGCCGGCCAGAAGGCCGAGGGGCTCCTGGCCGTCGCCCGGACGCTCGACGCCGTGGCCGCCGAGGTCGAGGTCGACCTGGTCGGCGGCTTCACCGCCCTGGTCCAGAAAGGCTGGTCCGACAGCGACCGCCGGCTGATCGCCTCGTTGCCCGAGGTGCTCTCGACCACCAGCCGCGTCTGCTCGTCGGTGAACGTCGGCACGACGGCCGCCGGCATCAACATGGACGCCATCGCGGCGCTGGGGCACGTCCTCAAGGACACGGCCGAACGGACCCGGGATCATGACGGCTTCGGCTGCGCCAAGCTGGTGATCTTCGCCAACGCGCCGAACGACAACCCGTTCATGGCGGGGGCGTTCCACGGCTCGGGCGAGACCGACTGCGTCATCAACATCGGCGTCAGCGGTCCGGGGGTCGTCAAGGCGGCCGTTGAAGACCTGGTCGCGCACTCGGCGACCAAGCCGACGCTGGGCGACATCGCCGAGGAGATCAAGAGCACCGCGTTCCGCGTGACCCGCGTCGGCGAGCTGATCGGCCGCGAGGTCGCCGCCCGGCTGGGGGTCGCCTTCGGCATCGTCGACCTCTCGCTCGCCCCCACCCCCCAGGTGGGCGACAGCGTCGGCGAGATCCTCCAGGCGATGGGCGTCGCCCGGCTCGGTGGGCCGGGATCGACGGCCGCGCTGGCCTTGCTGAACGACGCGGTGAAGAAGGGGGGCAGCTTCGCCTCGTCGAGCGTCGGCGGCCTCTCGGGCGCGTTCGTCGCCGTCAGCGAAGACCAGGCGCTCGCCCGCGCCGTCGAGGCCGGCGACCTGACACTCGCCAAGCTCGAAGCCATGACGGCCGTCTGCTCCGTCGGCCTCGACATGATCGCCGTCCCCGGCGACACCGACGCCGAGACCCTTTCGGCCCTGATCGCCGACGAGGTGGCCATCGGCGTGATCAACCACAAGACGACCGCCGTCCGCGTCATCCCCGTCCCCGGCAAGGCCGCCGGCGAACGCGCCGTGTTCGGCGGCCTGTTCGGCGAGATGAACATCCTGGCGATCCACGCCGCCGGCGGCTCCACCGAATTCGTCCGCCACGGCGGCCGCATCCCCGCCCCGCTGTCGAGCCTCCGAAACTGA
- a CDS encoding glycine cleavage system protein R, whose product MSSYIISVTAADRVGIVYSVTGALLDQGGNVLELSQTVMRGYFTIILEADFPTPRSPQQLAEAIQERGKRFDLKVLVTEVKNGRDEPLVVGGERFILTVLGDDSPGIVHNIAGSLAAHGVNIVDLHARVDGDRFALVMEALIPHDLTPAAIRSELERYGKAHKLEAFVQHESIFAATTEPSPVRLGSALRSQGESLASH is encoded by the coding sequence ATGAGCAGCTACATCATCTCCGTCACCGCCGCCGACCGGGTGGGCATCGTCTACTCGGTGACCGGGGCCTTGCTCGACCAGGGGGGCAACGTCCTGGAGCTGAGCCAGACCGTCATGCGGGGCTATTTCACGATCATCCTCGAAGCCGACTTCCCCACCCCGCGATCGCCCCAGCAGCTCGCCGAGGCGATCCAGGAGCGCGGCAAGCGGTTCGACCTGAAGGTGCTCGTCACCGAGGTCAAGAACGGCCGCGACGAGCCGTTGGTCGTCGGCGGCGAGCGGTTCATCCTGACCGTCCTGGGCGACGACAGCCCGGGCATCGTCCACAACATCGCCGGCTCTCTCGCGGCGCACGGCGTGAACATCGTCGACCTGCACGCGCGGGTCGACGGCGACCGGTTCGCGCTGGTCATGGAGGCCCTGATCCCGCACGACCTGACCCCCGCCGCGATCCGGTCGGAGCTGGAGCGGTACGGGAAGGCGCACAAGCTGGAGGCGTTCGTCCAGCACGAGAGCATCTTCGCCGCAACCACCGAGCCCAGCCCCGTCCGCCTGGGCTCCGCGCTTCGCAGCCAAGGAGAGTCCCTTGCATCGCACTGA
- a CDS encoding DUF423 domain-containing protein: protein MNDGFWLRIGAVWGFLAVAMGAFGAHGLKDRLTALDQTANFHTAAQYHMYIALALVAVGLLQAMGRSGTALSVAGWSFLIGSVIFSGSLYVLSLTGLKWLGAITPIGGVAILVGWAALAVAAGRSTTEVPVAASAGYSKEF from the coding sequence ATGAACGACGGATTCTGGCTTCGGATCGGGGCCGTCTGGGGCTTTCTGGCGGTGGCGATGGGCGCCTTCGGCGCGCATGGCCTCAAGGACCGGCTCACGGCCCTCGATCAGACCGCGAACTTCCACACCGCGGCGCAGTATCACATGTATATCGCATTGGCTCTGGTCGCCGTCGGATTGCTCCAGGCCATGGGGCGATCAGGGACCGCGCTGTCGGTCGCCGGCTGGTCGTTCCTGATCGGCTCGGTGATCTTCTCGGGTAGTCTGTACGTCCTGAGCCTCACCGGCCTGAAATGGCTGGGGGCGATCACGCCGATCGGCGGGGTGGCGATCCTCGTCGGCTGGGCGGCCCTCGCGGTCGCGGCGGGGCGATCGACGACGGAGGTTCCGGTCGCCGCATCGGCCGGGTATTCCAAGGAATTCTGA
- a CDS encoding bifunctional folylpolyglutamate synthase/dihydrofolate synthase, which yields MRPWRSRSRLQLIPMLDVYQDRLDYLYARLNYERDGMPKAITELRLGRMRRLLRKLGDPQLGLRVIHIAGTKGKGSTAVMIAAALTASGVRTGLYSSPHLHRLEERYVIDGRAITADELVGLVDQVRTAVDELEVEEPLLQHEGSTFFEITTAMALLHFAREKVGAVVLEVGMGGRLDSTNVVRPLVSVVTSIALDHTRQLGDTLGAIAAEKAGIFKRSRPAVSGVQEDEPRRAIRRIAAARHCRLREVDVDFQYQLFDPRQPLDRPTAGQVAVQTWRTDWGTLDVPLLGRHQAHNTAVALASLDALAEADPGLAVDRDAVVRGFADLRWPARVEVMEQSPWLVVDGAHNVASAAALAETLQSSFPRTTRTLVFGTTRDKDLTGQLRELLPLFDTVIATRYAHNPRAVAPDEVAAAAVAIDGRIVRIEADPAEALATARRLTPPEGLICVTGSLFLAAEIRAIVLDREPSPVVGQAPA from the coding sequence TTGCGGCCCTGGAGGAGTCGGTCTCGACTTCAACTGATCCCCATGCTCGACGTCTACCAGGACCGCCTCGACTACCTGTACGCCCGCCTGAACTACGAGCGGGACGGCATGCCCAAGGCCATCACCGAGCTGCGGCTGGGCCGGATGCGCCGGCTGCTCCGCAAGCTGGGCGACCCTCAACTCGGCCTCCGGGTGATCCACATCGCGGGGACGAAGGGCAAGGGGTCGACGGCCGTGATGATCGCCGCGGCCCTGACGGCCTCGGGCGTCCGCACCGGCCTGTACAGCTCGCCCCACCTGCACCGGCTGGAAGAACGCTACGTCATCGACGGCCGCGCGATCACGGCCGACGAGCTGGTCGGCCTGGTCGATCAGGTCCGGACCGCCGTCGACGAGCTGGAGGTCGAGGAGCCGCTGCTTCAGCACGAGGGCTCGACCTTCTTCGAGATCACCACGGCGATGGCGCTCTTGCACTTCGCCCGCGAGAAAGTCGGGGCGGTCGTGCTGGAGGTCGGCATGGGAGGGCGGCTCGACTCGACCAACGTCGTCCGCCCGCTCGTCTCGGTCGTCACCAGCATCGCGCTCGACCACACCCGGCAGCTTGGCGACACCCTGGGCGCGATCGCCGCCGAGAAGGCCGGGATCTTCAAGCGGTCGCGGCCGGCGGTGAGCGGAGTTCAGGAAGACGAGCCCCGGCGGGCGATTCGCCGGATCGCCGCCGCGCGGCATTGCCGGCTCCGTGAAGTCGACGTCGATTTCCAGTATCAGTTGTTCGACCCCCGACAGCCGCTCGACCGGCCGACCGCCGGCCAGGTGGCGGTCCAGACCTGGCGGACCGACTGGGGAACGCTCGACGTCCCGCTGCTCGGCCGCCACCAGGCGCACAACACGGCCGTCGCGCTCGCCAGTCTCGACGCCCTGGCCGAGGCCGACCCCGGACTCGCCGTTGATCGCGACGCGGTCGTACGCGGCTTCGCCGACCTGCGGTGGCCGGCGCGGGTCGAGGTCATGGAACAGTCGCCCTGGCTGGTGGTCGACGGCGCGCACAACGTCGCCTCGGCCGCCGCCCTCGCCGAGACGCTCCAGAGTTCGTTCCCCCGGACGACCCGAACCCTCGTCTTCGGCACGACCCGCGACAAGGACCTGACGGGCCAGTTGCGCGAGCTGTTGCCGCTGTTCGACACGGTGATCGCGACGCGGTACGCTCACAACCCTCGGGCCGTCGCTCCCGACGAGGTCGCCGCGGCGGCGGTCGCGATCGACGGCCGCATCGTTCGGATCGAGGCCGACCCCGCCGAGGCGCTCGCGACGGCTCGCCGGCTGACGCCCCCGGAAGGGCTGATCTGCGTCACCGGCTCGCTGTTTCTTGCCGCCGAGATCCGCGCGATCGTGCTCGACCGCGAGCCGTCGCCCGTCGTCGGCCAAGCCCCGGCCTGA